From Streptomyces sp. Edi4, one genomic window encodes:
- a CDS encoding transposase — translation MVERMVPDGLWVLFRRVVPPAPSRPRGGGRRRYADREVLAAIIFVATKGCTWRQLSPVFGPSGSTAHRRFTEWSAARAWAKPHRLILDELGSRGDLDWSRRAIDSASMRALKGGPDRSESCPPGPKKGSEIHLITQRSGLHFSIAVSGANPHEVRNGELLTLARPGRGVAETMPVLRAVALTRPRRDPVGASPRLEGRYWYEVPWEESEMASDGEAYSKELTPNMYVSNVDVRQSTWHESAFLGSVFADSSMEDSQFLHGKAQRTTFAGTVMDGSRLVGCSLRDVVIENCDLSGLIIDGVRIGDLIASEKGAH, via the coding sequence ATGGTTGAGCGCATGGTGCCGGACGGATTGTGGGTGCTGTTCCGGCGGGTGGTCCCACCTGCCCCATCGCGGCCTCGAGGCGGTGGGCGACGCCGGTACGCGGATCGTGAGGTGCTGGCCGCGATCATTTTCGTGGCCACGAAGGGCTGCACCTGGCGGCAGTTGTCGCCGGTCTTCGGCCCGTCGGGCTCGACCGCGCACCGTCGCTTCACCGAGTGGAGCGCCGCCCGGGCCTGGGCGAAGCCGCACCGCCTCATCCTTGACGAGCTGGGCTCACGCGGAGACCTGGACTGGTCGCGCCGCGCTATCGACTCGGCGAGTATGCGGGCCCTGAAAGGGGGACCTGACAGGTCCGAATCCTGTCCACCGGGGCCCAAGAAGGGATCAGAGATCCACTTGATCACCCAGCGGTCCGGTTTGCATTTTTCTATCGCTGTCTCCGGCGCGAATCCGCACGAGGTAAGAAACGGGGAATTGCTGACGCTGGCTCGCCCGGGCAGGGGCGTTGCCGAGACGATGCCCGTTTTGCGCGCCGTCGCCCTGACCCGTCCCCGCCGTGATCCGGTTGGCGCATCCCCTCGTCTGGAGGGACGATATTGGTATGAAGTTCCATGGGAGGAGAGCGAGATGGCGTCCGACGGAGAGGCTTACAGCAAAGAACTGACACCGAACATGTACGTGAGCAACGTAGATGTCCGACAGAGCACATGGCACGAGAGCGCTTTCCTCGGTTCGGTGTTCGCGGATTCAAGCATGGAGGATTCCCAGTTCCTCCACGGCAAAGCGCAACGCACGACCTTCGCGGGCACCGTCATGGACGGCAGCCGTCTCGTGGGGTGCTCGTTGCGCGATGTCGTCATCGAAAACTGCGACCTCAGTGGTCTCATCATCGATGGAGTGCGGATCGGGGACCTGATCGCTTCAGAGAAAGGTGCGCACTGA
- a CDS encoding HAD family hydrolase: MIETIVLDMGETLVRDDRYWASWADWIGVPRHTLSVLVGAVVTQGRDPADALRILKPGMDVREAYLAREASGRGEHLDETDLYDDVRPALGGLRKLGVRVVVAGNKSARAGELLRGLDLPADLVATSEEWGVAKPEPAFFERVLEASGSGPHETVYVGSHPVHDVYPAKAAGLRVAHLRRGPWGHWWAEDPEVVAAADWRLDSLTQLASILAD, translated from the coding sequence ATGATTGAGACGATCGTGCTCGACATGGGCGAAACGCTGGTACGCGACGACCGCTACTGGGCATCCTGGGCCGACTGGATCGGCGTGCCCCGGCATACCCTCTCCGTCCTGGTGGGGGCGGTCGTCACGCAGGGCCGCGACCCGGCGGACGCGCTGCGCATACTCAAGCCCGGCATGGACGTGCGCGAGGCGTATCTGGCCCGGGAGGCCTCGGGCCGGGGCGAGCACCTGGACGAGACCGACCTGTACGACGACGTGCGGCCGGCCCTGGGGGGTCTGCGCAAACTCGGCGTCCGGGTCGTCGTCGCCGGGAACAAGTCGGCCCGGGCCGGCGAACTCCTGCGCGGTCTCGATCTGCCCGCCGACCTCGTCGCCACCTCCGAGGAGTGGGGCGTCGCCAAGCCGGAGCCCGCGTTCTTCGAGCGGGTTCTGGAGGCGTCCGGGAGCGGCCCGCACGAGACCGTGTATGTGGGCTCCCACCCCGTGCACGACGTGTATCCCGCCAAGGCGGCCGGGCTGCGCGTGGCGCATCTGCGGCGCGGCCCGTGGGGGCACTGGTGGGCCGAGGACCCCGAGGTGGTCGCCGCGGCCGACTGGCGTCTCGACTCGCTGACCCAGCTGGCGTCCATCCTCGCGGACTGA
- a CDS encoding AMP-binding protein yields MVTYSYAHGVSGTALLGDTIGANLDRAVSAYGEREAVVDLVSGRRWTYGQFALDVAQLACALLADGVGRGDRVGIWAVNCPEWVLVQYATARIGAVLVNINPAYRAHELAYVLRQAGVSVLFASRSHKSSDYRAMVEQVRDTCPALRRTVYIGDGSWDVLMAGGAGVAREELAAREARLSCDDAVNIQYTSGTTGFPKGATLSHHNVLNNGYFVGELLGYTEADRICVPVPFYHCFGMVMANLAATSHGACVVIPAPSFDPGATLRAVEAERCTSLYGVPTMFIAELNLPGFAGYDLSSLRTGIMAGSPCPAETMKRVVAEMHMGQVSICYGMTETSPVSTQTRTDDDLERRTGTVGRVMPHVEVKVVDPATGVTVPRGEPGELRTRGYSVMLGYWDEPEQTAEAIDEGRWMHTGDLAVMREDGYVEIVGRIKDMIIRGGENVYPREIEEFLYGHPKVMDVQVVGVPDERYGEEILACVIPRDPGDPPTLEELTAYCRERLAHYKIPRHLRILDAFPMTVSGKVRKVELRQGYGA; encoded by the coding sequence ATGGTGACTTACTCGTACGCCCACGGGGTGAGCGGCACCGCCCTGCTCGGCGACACGATCGGCGCCAACCTGGACCGCGCGGTCTCGGCGTACGGTGAGCGCGAAGCAGTGGTCGACCTCGTGTCGGGCCGGCGCTGGACGTACGGCCAATTCGCCCTGGACGTGGCCCAGTTGGCGTGCGCGTTGCTCGCGGACGGTGTCGGGCGGGGCGACCGGGTCGGCATCTGGGCGGTCAACTGCCCCGAGTGGGTGCTGGTCCAGTACGCGACGGCGCGCATCGGCGCGGTGCTGGTCAACATCAACCCGGCTTACCGCGCGCACGAGTTGGCGTATGTGCTGCGCCAGGCCGGGGTGTCGGTCCTGTTCGCGTCGCGGTCCCACAAGTCGAGCGACTACCGGGCGATGGTGGAGCAGGTGCGCGACACGTGCCCGGCGCTGCGCCGGACCGTCTACATCGGCGACGGGAGCTGGGACGTCCTGATGGCCGGCGGCGCCGGGGTCGCGCGCGAGGAGCTGGCGGCCCGCGAGGCGCGGCTGTCCTGTGACGACGCGGTCAACATCCAGTACACCTCGGGCACGACGGGCTTCCCGAAGGGAGCGACGCTCTCCCATCACAACGTCCTCAACAACGGTTATTTCGTGGGGGAGTTGCTGGGCTACACCGAGGCCGACCGGATCTGCGTGCCCGTGCCCTTCTACCACTGCTTCGGCATGGTGATGGCGAACCTCGCGGCCACCTCGCACGGCGCCTGCGTCGTGATCCCGGCGCCCTCCTTCGACCCCGGGGCGACGCTGCGCGCCGTCGAGGCGGAGCGGTGCACCTCGCTGTACGGGGTGCCCACCATGTTCATCGCGGAGCTCAACCTGCCCGGCTTCGCCGGCTACGACCTGTCCTCGCTGCGCACCGGGATCATGGCGGGCTCGCCGTGCCCGGCGGAGACGATGAAACGGGTGGTCGCGGAGATGCACATGGGGCAGGTGTCCATCTGCTACGGCATGACCGAGACGTCCCCGGTGTCCACGCAGACGCGTACCGACGACGACCTGGAGCGGCGCACCGGCACGGTGGGGCGCGTCATGCCGCATGTGGAGGTGAAGGTCGTCGACCCCGCCACCGGCGTCACCGTCCCGCGCGGCGAACCGGGCGAGCTGCGCACGCGCGGCTACAGCGTGATGCTGGGCTACTGGGACGAGCCGGAGCAGACCGCCGAGGCCATCGACGAGGGCCGCTGGATGCACACGGGCGACCTGGCGGTGATGCGTGAGGACGGGTACGTCGAGATCGTCGGCCGGATCAAGGACATGATCATCCGAGGTGGCGAGAACGTGTATCCGCGCGAGATCGAGGAGTTCCTGTACGGGCACCCCAAGGTCATGGACGTGCAGGTGGTGGGGGTCCCCGACGAGCGGTACGGCGAGGAGATCCTGGCCTGCGTCATCCCGCGCGACCCCGGTGACCCGCCCACCCTGGAGGAGCTGACCGCGTACTGCCGCGAACGGCTGGCCCACTACAAGATCCCCCGCCATCTGCGGATTCTGGACGCCTTCCCGATGACCGTCAGCGGCAAGGTGCGCAAGGTGGAGCTGAGACAGGGCTACGGCGCCTGA
- a CDS encoding YciI family protein, with protein sequence MEFFCYHRDRPGSLSLRAELLEEHWSYMDQYADQMIARGPTLSDDGETPTGSVHILDLPDAATARAFVFDEPGYQAGVYRDVQLRRWRNLLGRTMWDFPGGRVDGDRFLVLGLGGEGDGGDGNGDGLTLPASTDELIAFGPLLSDDGAAQLGAAALVRAPGPDTARAVLARDRYAVVEVHRWQFGGRQ encoded by the coding sequence ATGGAGTTCTTCTGCTACCACCGGGACCGGCCGGGCTCGCTCTCTCTGCGAGCTGAGCTGCTTGAGGAGCACTGGTCCTACATGGACCAGTACGCCGACCAGATGATCGCCCGGGGCCCCACCCTCTCCGACGACGGCGAGACGCCCACGGGCAGCGTGCACATCCTCGACCTGCCCGACGCCGCCACCGCCCGCGCGTTCGTCTTCGACGAGCCGGGATACCAGGCCGGGGTCTATCGGGACGTACAGCTGCGGCGGTGGCGCAACCTGCTGGGGCGCACCATGTGGGACTTTCCCGGCGGCCGCGTGGACGGGGACAGGTTCCTGGTGCTCGGGCTCGGCGGCGAGGGCGACGGCGGCGACGGCAACGGCGACGGGCTCACCCTGCCCGCCAGCACGGACGAGCTGATCGCGTTCGGCCCGCTGCTGTCCGACGACGGCGCGGCCCAACTCGGCGCGGCGGCGCTCGTGCGCGCGCCCGGCCCTGACACGGCCCGCGCCGTACTCGCCCGGGACCGGTACGCCGTCGTGGAGGTCCACCGCTGGCAGTTCGGCGGGCGGCAGTGA
- the gcl gene encoding glyoxylate carboligase, giving the protein MPRMTAARAAVEILKREGVSHAFGVPGAAINPFYRALKEGGGIDHTLARHVEGASHMAEGYTRSNPGNIGLCIGTSGPAGTDMITGLYSAIGDSIPILCITGQAPVAVIHKEDFQAVDIASIAAPVTKAATTVLEAAQVPGVFQQAFHLMRSGRPGPVLIDLPIDVQLTEIEFDPETYEPLPVYKPAATRAQIEKAISFLLESERPLIVAGGGIINADASDLLVEFAEITNTPVIPTLMGWGAIADDHELNAGMVGLQTSHRYGNATFLESDFVLGIGNRWANRHTGYKLDVYTQGRKFVHVDIEPTQIGKIFAPDYGIASDAKAALELFVEVAKELKAAGRLPDRSAWVASHLERKSTLQRRTHFDNVPMKPQRVYEEMNKAFGPETRYVTTIGLSQIAGAQMLHVYKPRNWINCGQAGPLGWTIPAALGAATADPEVPVVALSGDYDFQFMLEELAVGAQHKIPYVHVLVNNAYLGLIRQAQIGLDINFQVNLEFENINSPELGVYGVDHVKVVEGLGCKAIRVTEPDQLLPAFEEAKKLAAEFRVPVVVEAILERITNISMSRTNDISDISEFEELATEPGHAPTAIRPLTAS; this is encoded by the coding sequence ATGCCTCGTATGACCGCTGCCCGAGCGGCAGTTGAGATCCTCAAGCGCGAAGGCGTCAGCCACGCCTTCGGTGTGCCGGGCGCGGCGATCAACCCCTTCTACCGTGCGCTCAAGGAGGGCGGTGGCATCGACCACACGCTCGCCCGCCACGTCGAAGGCGCCTCCCACATGGCGGAGGGATACACGCGCTCCAACCCGGGCAACATCGGTCTCTGCATCGGCACGTCGGGCCCCGCCGGCACCGACATGATCACCGGCCTGTACTCCGCCATCGGCGACTCGATCCCGATCCTGTGCATCACCGGCCAGGCCCCGGTCGCGGTGATCCACAAGGAGGACTTCCAGGCGGTCGACATCGCCTCGATCGCAGCTCCCGTCACCAAGGCCGCGACGACCGTCCTGGAGGCGGCCCAGGTCCCCGGCGTCTTCCAGCAGGCCTTCCACCTGATGCGCTCCGGCCGTCCCGGCCCGGTCCTCATCGACCTGCCGATCGACGTGCAGCTCACCGAGATCGAGTTCGACCCCGAGACCTACGAGCCCCTGCCGGTCTACAAGCCCGCCGCGACGCGCGCCCAGATCGAGAAGGCCATCAGCTTCCTGCTGGAGTCCGAGCGCCCGCTGATCGTCGCCGGGGGCGGCATCATCAACGCGGACGCCTCCGACCTCCTGGTCGAGTTCGCGGAGATCACCAACACGCCGGTCATCCCCACCCTCATGGGCTGGGGCGCCATCGCCGACGACCACGAGCTGAACGCCGGCATGGTGGGCCTTCAGACCTCGCACCGCTACGGCAACGCCACGTTCCTGGAGTCGGACTTCGTCCTCGGCATCGGCAACCGCTGGGCCAACCGTCACACCGGCTACAAGCTCGACGTCTACACCCAGGGCCGTAAGTTCGTCCACGTCGACATCGAGCCCACCCAGATCGGCAAGATCTTCGCGCCGGACTACGGCATCGCCTCCGACGCGAAGGCCGCCCTCGAGCTGTTCGTCGAGGTCGCCAAGGAGCTCAAGGCCGCAGGCAGGCTGCCCGACCGCTCGGCGTGGGTCGCCTCCCACCTGGAGCGCAAGTCCACGCTCCAGCGGCGTACGCACTTCGACAACGTGCCGATGAAGCCGCAGCGGGTCTACGAGGAGATGAACAAGGCCTTCGGCCCGGAGACGCGCTACGTCACCACCATCGGCCTCTCCCAGATCGCCGGCGCGCAGATGCTGCACGTCTACAAGCCGCGCAACTGGATCAACTGCGGCCAGGCGGGCCCGCTCGGCTGGACCATCCCGGCCGCGCTCGGCGCCGCGACCGCCGACCCCGAGGTCCCCGTCGTCGCGCTGTCCGGCGACTACGACTTCCAGTTCATGCTGGAGGAGCTGGCGGTCGGCGCCCAGCACAAGATCCCCTACGTCCACGTCCTCGTGAACAACGCCTACCTGGGTCTGATCCGTCAGGCGCAGATCGGCCTGGACATCAACTTCCAGGTCAACCTGGAGTTCGAGAACATCAACTCCCCGGAGCTGGGCGTCTACGGCGTCGATCACGTCAAGGTCGTCGAGGGCCTGGGCTGCAAGGCGATCCGGGTCACCGAGCCGGACCAGCTGTTGCCCGCGTTCGAGGAGGCCAAGAAGCTGGCCGCCGAGTTCCGTGTCCCGGTCGTCGTCGAGGCGATCCTGGAGCGGATCACGAACATCTCGATGAGCCGCACCAACGACATCAGTGACATCAGCGAGTTCGAGGAGCTGGCCACCGAGCCGGGCCACGCCCCGACGGCCATCCGCCCCCTGACGGCTTCCTGA
- a CDS encoding metalloregulator ArsR/SmtB family transcription factor, whose protein sequence is MRLPEGSEAMVDDVFRALADAGRRRLLDRLRARDGQSLRELCEGLAMSRQAVSKHLAVLEAARLVSSVRHGREKLHHLDPGPIRELSERWIGKYERDRPQDRPSGPEKELTGHRPEFTYALYIRTTPERLYAALTDAEFARRYFDGGGPMSVWRVGSPVLWRMGPAGTYEDLDQVVLDAEPGRRLAYTWHRLQQTRRQLRGGEAEFEHARQERSRVAFDIEPADPAFPGVRLTLTHDGFDSPDGDMLKGAGDGWVMILSTLKTLIEQEDTGASA, encoded by the coding sequence GTGAGGTTGCCCGAGGGCTCGGAGGCGATGGTGGACGACGTCTTCAGGGCGCTGGCCGACGCGGGCCGGCGCCGGCTGCTCGACCGGCTGCGGGCGCGCGACGGACAGAGCCTGCGGGAGCTGTGCGAGGGGCTCGCGATGTCGCGGCAGGCGGTGAGCAAGCACCTGGCGGTACTGGAGGCGGCGCGCCTGGTCTCCTCGGTCCGGCACGGCCGCGAGAAGCTGCACCACCTCGATCCGGGCCCGATACGGGAGCTGTCCGAGCGCTGGATCGGCAAGTACGAGCGCGACCGGCCCCAGGACCGCCCGAGCGGGCCGGAGAAGGAACTCACCGGGCACAGGCCCGAGTTCACGTACGCCCTCTACATCCGGACCACCCCCGAACGCCTCTACGCGGCCCTGACGGACGCCGAGTTCGCCCGGCGGTATTTCGACGGCGGGGGCCCCATGTCGGTGTGGCGGGTGGGCTCGCCCGTGCTGTGGAGGATGGGGCCCGCGGGAACGTACGAGGACCTGGATCAGGTCGTCCTCGACGCGGAGCCGGGCCGGCGGCTCGCGTACACCTGGCACCGACTTCAGCAGACGCGTCGTCAACTCCGTGGCGGCGAGGCCGAGTTCGAACACGCACGGCAGGAGCGGTCCCGGGTGGCCTTCGACATCGAGCCGGCCGATCCGGCCTTCCCCGGCGTGCGGCTGACGCTCACCCACGACGGATTCGACAGCCCGGACGGCGACATGCTCAAGGGCGCCGGCGACGGCTGGGTGATGATCCTCTCCACCCTGAAGACGCTCATCGAACAGGAGGACACGGGCGCGAGCGCCTGA
- a CDS encoding catalase, producing the protein MSKRVLTTESGAPVADNQNSATAGVGGPLLLQDQHLLEKLARFNRERIPERVVHARGSGAYGYFEVTDDVTGFTKADFLGEVGKRTETFIRFSTVADSLGGADAVRDPRGFALKFYTEEGNYDLVGNNTPVFFIKDPIKFPDFIHSQKRDPFTGKQEPDNVWDFWAHSPEATHQITWLMGDRGIPASYRHMNGYGSHTYQWTNAKGEAFFVKYHFKTNQGVRSLSAEQAAETVGKDANSHQTDLLQAIERGVNPSWTLYVQIMPVAEAADYRFNPFDLTKVWPHSDYPLQRVGRLVLDRNPDNVFAEVEQAAFSPNNFVPGIGPSPDKMLQGRLFAYADAHRYRLGVNHTQLPVNAPKAVPGGSADNYGRDGLMATRYGRRTDKNYEPNSYSGPAQTDAALSAPLAVHGWTGTHEAPLHNKDDDFFQAGELYRLMSEDEKSRLVANIAGGLSQVTRDDVVEKNLAHFHAADADYGKRVEEAVRALRED; encoded by the coding sequence ATGTCGAAGCGCGTGCTTACGACCGAGTCCGGCGCCCCCGTCGCCGACAACCAGAACTCCGCCACCGCCGGCGTCGGTGGCCCTCTCCTGCTTCAGGACCAGCACCTCCTGGAGAAGCTCGCGCGCTTCAACCGTGAGCGCATCCCGGAGCGTGTGGTGCACGCCCGTGGCTCCGGCGCGTACGGCTACTTCGAGGTGACCGACGACGTCACCGGCTTCACGAAGGCCGACTTCCTCGGCGAGGTGGGCAAGCGGACCGAGACGTTCATCCGCTTCTCCACCGTGGCCGACTCGCTCGGCGGCGCGGACGCGGTGCGCGACCCGCGCGGCTTCGCGCTGAAGTTCTACACCGAAGAGGGCAACTACGACCTCGTCGGCAACAACACCCCGGTGTTCTTCATCAAGGACCCGATCAAGTTCCCCGACTTCATCCACTCCCAGAAGCGCGACCCCTTCACGGGCAAGCAGGAGCCGGACAACGTCTGGGACTTCTGGGCGCACTCCCCCGAGGCCACCCACCAGATCACCTGGCTCATGGGCGACCGCGGCATCCCGGCCTCCTACCGCCACATGAACGGCTACGGCTCCCACACCTACCAGTGGACCAATGCCAAGGGCGAGGCCTTCTTCGTCAAGTACCACTTCAAGACGAACCAGGGCGTTCGCTCGCTCTCCGCCGAGCAGGCCGCCGAGACGGTCGGCAAGGACGCCAACAGCCACCAGACGGACCTGCTCCAGGCCATCGAGCGCGGCGTGAACCCGTCCTGGACGCTGTACGTGCAGATCATGCCGGTCGCCGAGGCCGCGGACTACCGCTTCAACCCCTTCGACCTCACCAAGGTGTGGCCGCACAGCGACTACCCGCTCCAGCGCGTGGGCCGGCTGGTCCTCGACCGTAACCCCGACAACGTCTTCGCCGAGGTCGAGCAGGCCGCCTTCTCCCCGAACAACTTCGTTCCGGGCATCGGCCCCTCGCCCGACAAGATGCTCCAGGGCCGCCTGTTCGCCTACGCGGACGCACACCGCTACCGCCTGGGCGTCAACCACACCCAGCTCCCGGTCAACGCCCCGAAGGCTGTTCCTGGGGGGAGTGCGGACAACTACGGCCGCGACGGCCTGATGGCGACCCGCTACGGCCGCCGCACCGACAAGAACTACGAGCCCAACTCCTACTCGGGCCCCGCACAGACCGACGCCGCCCTGTCGGCCCCGCTCGCCGTCCACGGCTGGACGGGCACGCACGAGGCGCCGCTGCACAACAAGGACGACGACTTCTTCCAGGCGGGCGAGCTCTACCGTCTGATGTCCGAGGACGAGAAGTCCCGCCTGGTGGCGAACATCGCCGGCGGCCTCTCGCAGGTCACCCGCGACGACGTCGTCGAGAAGAACCTGGCCCACTTCCACGCCGCCGACGCCGACTACGGCAAGCGCGTCGAGGAGGCCGTCCGCGCCCTGCGCGAGGACTAG